Proteins from a single region of Paenibacillus sp. BIHB 4019:
- the coaE gene encoding dephospho-CoA kinase (Dephospho-CoA kinase (CoaE) performs the final step in coenzyme A biosynthesis.) → MRIGLTGGIATGKSTVAHLLVELGALLVDADQVAREVVLPGEPALAAVASAFGQAVLHKDGTLDRAALGQIVFNNKEQLGQLEAILHPAIRSTMQQRMADYERQHPGKLVVADIPLLYETEQEHLYEGVLVVYVPEHIQLERLMARNNVDEQEARRRMGLQLSMEEKKRRANWVIDNSGTLAQTREQVQAFWQSKGHTC, encoded by the coding sequence ATGAGGATCGGATTAACCGGCGGCATTGCTACTGGAAAAAGCACCGTTGCCCACCTATTAGTGGAGCTTGGAGCGCTGCTGGTGGATGCCGATCAGGTAGCAAGGGAAGTTGTTTTGCCAGGGGAGCCCGCTCTAGCGGCGGTCGCCTCTGCGTTTGGACAAGCTGTGTTACATAAAGACGGTACACTTGATCGGGCAGCGCTCGGCCAAATCGTATTCAATAATAAAGAGCAGCTGGGGCAGCTTGAAGCGATTTTGCATCCGGCGATTCGCTCTACGATGCAGCAGCGAATGGCTGACTATGAACGGCAGCATCCAGGCAAGCTGGTCGTTGCTGATATTCCGCTGCTGTATGAGACGGAGCAGGAGCATTTATATGAAGGCGTGCTTGTTGTGTATGTGCCAGAGCATATCCAGTTGGAGCGCCTGATGGCGCGCAACAACGTTGATGAGCAGGAAGCAAGGCGGCGCATGGGGCTGCAACTGAGCATGGAAGAGAAGAAGCGCAGAGCTAATTGGGTTATCGACAACAGTGGAACGCTGGCGCAGACGAGGGAGCAGGTTCAGGCGTTTTGGCAGAGCAAGGGTCATACATGCTGA
- a CDS encoding lytic transglycosylase domain-containing protein produces the protein MLLFIIIVVIIVAQPAWMLKKLYPIDYKADIRASAISYQVDPHLVAAIIKAETNFQTGKVSKKGALGLMQIMPTTAKWIVEKAGFEQVTEETLRNRADVSIELGVWYLASLHKQFDENNIVVIAAYNAGPGKVRQWLDSGEWDGTFDDAAKIPYKETRDYVQKVVKYYNKYKDLYPELEP, from the coding sequence TTGCTATTATTTATTATCATAGTTGTCATTATTGTCGCTCAGCCCGCATGGATGCTCAAGAAGCTCTATCCTATTGATTATAAGGCCGATATTCGGGCAAGTGCCATTAGCTATCAGGTAGATCCCCATTTGGTGGCGGCCATTATTAAAGCGGAGACGAATTTCCAGACGGGCAAAGTTTCGAAGAAAGGCGCGCTCGGACTGATGCAAATTATGCCGACCACCGCCAAATGGATTGTCGAGAAGGCAGGCTTCGAGCAGGTGACCGAGGAGACGCTGCGCAATCGCGCTGATGTGAGCATCGAGCTGGGGGTATGGTATCTGGCTTCGCTGCACAAACAATTTGATGAAAATAATATCGTTGTCATTGCTGCCTACAATGCAGGACCAGGTAAAGTCCGGCAATGGCTCGATTCGGGGGAATGGGACGGCACGTTCGATGATGCCGCTAAAATTCCATATAAAGAAACACGCGATTATGTACAAAAGGTCGTGAAGTATTATAATAAGTACAAAGACTTGTACCCGGAACTGGAACCGTAA
- a CDS encoding alpha/beta-type small acid-soluble spore protein encodes MSANRSSNQLVVPQATAALDQMKFEVAQELGIAIPQDGYYGNMATKDAGSIGGYITRRLVQIAEQSLAGGSH; translated from the coding sequence ATGAGCGCAAACCGCAGCAGCAACCAACTGGTTGTACCACAAGCGACAGCAGCACTCGACCAAATGAAATTCGAGGTTGCTCAAGAGCTTGGAATCGCGATTCCACAAGACGGTTACTACGGTAACATGGCTACAAAGGACGCTGGTTCCATCGGAGGGTACATTACCCGCCGTCTGGTACAAATCGCTGAGCAATCCCTTGCAGGGGGCTCCCATTAA
- the nrdR gene encoding transcriptional regulator NrdR: MKCPYCDYSGTKVLDSRPANENKSIRRRRECEKCKSRFTTFEMIEETPLVVIKKDGSREEFSRDKILRGLIRACEKRPVPAERLEVVVSEVEKELRTTAHAEVESRVIGELVMGQLYPVDEVAYVRFASVYRQFKDIDMFMKELSSLLSKDSSPNGMKD, encoded by the coding sequence ATGAAATGTCCATATTGCGACTACTCCGGAACGAAGGTGCTGGACTCGCGCCCCGCTAACGAGAACAAGTCCATTCGCCGCCGCCGGGAATGTGAGAAATGCAAAAGCCGCTTCACGACGTTCGAGATGATTGAGGAAACGCCGCTCGTTGTCATCAAGAAGGATGGCAGCCGTGAAGAGTTCAGCCGTGATAAAATTTTGCGTGGTTTAATCCGTGCTTGCGAGAAGCGCCCCGTGCCCGCTGAAAGGCTGGAGGTTGTCGTTTCTGAGGTAGAGAAGGAGCTGCGCACAACTGCACACGCTGAGGTGGAGAGCCGTGTCATTGGCGAGCTGGTGATGGGGCAGCTGTATCCAGTAGATGAAGTAGCTTATGTCCGTTTTGCCTCTGTGTATCGGCAGTTCAAGGACATCGATATGTTCATGAAGGAGCTTAGCAGCCTGCTGTCGAAGGACAGCTCGCCGAATGGAATGAAGGATTAA
- a CDS encoding GNAT family N-acetyltransferase: MSFKIRLAEKKDISSLTDLMHDYIVGFYQNPWPGTPEIHQLMEQLLEKQGGIQFVVEKEQQLIGFATLYFTISTMKSAQITLMNDFFLLEPYRDTEVEEELFLTCRTYTQEQGFAHMFWITAPQNKRAQQFFAKMDAVQGSWVNYTIV; this comes from the coding sequence ATGTCATTCAAAATTAGGCTGGCGGAAAAGAAGGATATCAGCAGCTTGACCGATTTAATGCACGACTATATCGTAGGCTTTTATCAAAATCCTTGGCCGGGCACACCAGAAATTCATCAATTAATGGAGCAGCTGCTGGAAAAGCAGGGCGGTATCCAGTTTGTCGTAGAGAAGGAGCAGCAGCTGATTGGCTTTGCTACTTTATATTTTACAATTAGTACAATGAAGTCAGCGCAGATTACGCTCATGAATGACTTTTTTCTGCTGGAGCCGTATCGGGATACGGAAGTGGAGGAAGAACTATTTTTGACATGCAGAACGTACACACAGGAGCAAGGCTTTGCTCATATGTTCTGGATAACAGCTCCGCAAAATAAGCGGGCTCAACAATTTTTCGCTAAAATGGATGCGGTTCAAGGCAGCTGGGTGAACTATACAATTGTCTAG
- the hxlA gene encoding 3-hexulose-6-phosphate synthase: MELQLALDLVNIEEAKVLVKEVESFIDIVEIGTPIVINEGLHAVKAIKEAFPNLKVLADLKIMDAGGYEVMKASEAGADIITVLGVSDDSTIRGAVEEARKQGNKIMVDMINVKNIEARAAEIDALGVDYICVHSGYDHQAEGKNSFEELAAIKRVVKQAKTAIAGGIKIDTLQEVISAKPDLVIVGGGITGVENKSATASQMQQWIKQA, from the coding sequence ATGGAATTGCAATTGGCGCTTGATTTGGTGAACATTGAGGAAGCAAAGGTTTTGGTCAAAGAGGTTGAGTCGTTTATCGATATCGTTGAAATCGGAACACCTATCGTTATCAATGAAGGTCTGCATGCGGTAAAAGCGATTAAAGAAGCTTTCCCTAACCTTAAAGTATTGGCCGATCTGAAAATTATGGACGCTGGCGGCTATGAAGTGATGAAAGCTTCCGAAGCGGGTGCAGACATCATTACCGTTCTTGGTGTTTCCGACGACTCCACCATCAGAGGTGCAGTTGAAGAAGCTCGCAAGCAGGGCAATAAAATTATGGTCGATATGATTAATGTGAAAAATATTGAAGCCCGTGCAGCGGAAATTGATGCGCTTGGGGTAGACTATATTTGTGTCCATTCCGGCTATGATCACCAAGCTGAAGGCAAAAACTCCTTCGAAGAGCTGGCGGCGATCAAGCGTGTTGTAAAACAAGCAAAAACCGCAATCGCAGGCGGCATCAAAATCGATACGCTGCAAGAGGTTATTTCGGCAAAGCCTGATCTGGTTATCGTAGGCGGCGGTATTACGGGCGTTGAAAATAAATCCGCAACTGCATCGCAAATGCAGCAGTGGATCAAACAGGCCTAA
- the hxlB gene encoding 6-phospho-3-hexuloisomerase has product MRMSQLAGEIVQELERLTQLIPDEAAGELADAIMRAPRVFVSGAGRSGLMGKAFAMRLVHMGFDAYVAGETVTRALGKDDVLVLGSGSGGTSSLIAMAQKAEALGGKLAVITTNPESALGRAAHIVVTLQAAAKEEQDGAKQTVQPMASLFEQGLLIFYDAVILSLMEKKGLSGNTMYSNHANLE; this is encoded by the coding sequence ATGCGTATGAGTCAGCTTGCAGGAGAAATCGTACAGGAGCTGGAGCGGCTGACGCAGCTCATTCCGGATGAAGCCGCAGGCGAGCTGGCTGATGCAATTATGCGCGCGCCGCGTGTTTTCGTCTCAGGCGCTGGACGCTCGGGCCTGATGGGCAAAGCTTTTGCGATGCGGCTCGTGCATATGGGCTTTGACGCTTATGTGGCTGGCGAGACAGTGACGCGTGCACTCGGCAAAGACGATGTGCTCGTACTGGGCTCGGGCTCCGGCGGGACGAGCAGCCTCATTGCGATGGCGCAAAAGGCGGAGGCGCTCGGCGGCAAGCTGGCCGTCATTACGACGAATCCAGAGTCGGCGCTTGGACGTGCGGCGCATATCGTTGTAACGCTGCAGGCTGCGGCGAAGGAAGAGCAGGATGGGGCCAAGCAGACCGTGCAGCCGATGGCTTCTCTTTTTGAACAAGGCCTTCTCATTTTCTATGATGCGGTTATTTTGAGCTTGATGGAGAAGAAGGGGCTTAGCGGCAACACCATGTACAGCAATCACGCGAATCTGGAATAG
- a CDS encoding helix-turn-helix domain-containing protein, with protein sequence MAQELKERINLREINCEKELTLAVIGGKWKLIILWHLGLEGTKRFSELKKMIPHITQKMLTNQLRELEEDLLVERKVYAEVPPRVEYTLTAYGESLMPVLRMMYDWGKNYGEEVVWK encoded by the coding sequence ATGGCTCAGGAATTAAAGGAACGTATTAATTTACGTGAAATCAACTGCGAGAAGGAGCTTACGCTGGCCGTCATTGGGGGCAAGTGGAAGCTGATCATATTGTGGCATCTTGGTCTTGAAGGAACGAAACGTTTCAGTGAGCTGAAGAAAATGATTCCCCATATCACCCAGAAAATGCTGACGAATCAGCTCCGCGAGCTGGAGGAGGATTTGCTGGTTGAGCGTAAAGTATATGCGGAAGTTCCGCCGCGAGTGGAATATACGTTAACGGCTTACGGCGAAAGCCTGATGCCTGTGCTGCGCATGATGTACGATTGGGGCAAAAACTACGGCGAGGAAGTCGTATGGAAATAG
- a CDS encoding DUF4261 domain-containing protein has protein sequence MAQNFGNIAYYLFENGDVINDGETVGGTEDIRWRCEHQYALAAPRRVVLDLDPGEPYYAGMQGGSNGRKD, from the coding sequence GTGGCCCAAAATTTTGGCAATATCGCCTATTATTTATTTGAAAATGGGGATGTTATCAACGATGGAGAGACGGTCGGCGGGACCGAGGACATACGCTGGCGCTGTGAGCATCAATACGCTCTTGCCGCACCACGACGCGTCGTCCTCGACCTTGATCCGGGAGAGCCTTATTATGCCGGAATGCAGGGGGGAAGCAACGGCAGAAAAGACTGA
- a CDS encoding aldo/keto reductase, translating into METLALGSQGLKVSRLGLGCMGMSEFYGATDESESLGTLNHALELGITFFDTADIYGYDEDGIGVNEKLVGKGLRPHRHSVQIATKFGSLRNQTQHLGYNGTPQYVKQACEASLQRLGTDYIDLYYLHRADPNVPITETVGAMAELVKEGKIRYLGLSEVTPEQLAAAHAVFPISAVQTEYSLWSREPELGILHACRELGVGFVPYSPLGRGFLTGTLSSRSQLAQGDWRMYNPRFSEEAFEQNKNIVQGIQLLAQQKGVTPAQIALAWVFAQGSDIVPIPGTKRVKYLQQNAEALSIRLTAEEQSQLNELAPVGSTFGSRY; encoded by the coding sequence ATGGAAACTTTGGCATTGGGTAGTCAAGGACTGAAAGTATCCCGTTTGGGATTAGGATGTATGGGAATGTCCGAATTTTATGGGGCAACGGATGAGTCAGAGTCTTTAGGCACGTTGAATCACGCTCTGGAGTTAGGCATTACGTTTTTTGATACAGCGGATATTTACGGTTATGACGAGGACGGCATCGGAGTAAATGAAAAACTGGTTGGTAAAGGATTAAGGCCACACCGTCATTCCGTGCAGATCGCAACCAAATTTGGCTCCCTTCGTAATCAAACACAGCATCTAGGCTACAATGGAACGCCGCAATATGTGAAGCAAGCCTGCGAGGCAAGTTTGCAACGCTTGGGCACGGACTACATCGATCTGTATTACTTGCATAGAGCAGATCCTAATGTTCCGATCACAGAGACGGTTGGAGCTATGGCTGAGCTCGTGAAAGAAGGAAAGATCCGCTATTTGGGGCTTTCAGAAGTGACCCCTGAACAATTGGCCGCTGCTCACGCTGTCTTTCCTATTTCAGCCGTTCAAACGGAATATTCCTTATGGTCCAGAGAGCCTGAGCTCGGTATATTGCATGCTTGCAGAGAGTTGGGCGTCGGTTTTGTCCCCTACAGTCCGCTTGGAAGAGGATTTCTGACTGGCACGCTCTCCAGTCGAAGCCAATTGGCACAAGGTGACTGGCGCATGTATAATCCCCGGTTTTCTGAAGAGGCATTCGAACAAAATAAAAATATCGTTCAGGGGATACAGCTGCTTGCCCAGCAAAAAGGAGTAACTCCCGCCCAAATCGCACTGGCTTGGGTATTCGCGCAAGGCAGCGATATCGTTCCGATTCCGGGTACGAAACGTGTGAAATATTTGCAACAAAATGCAGAGGCCTTATCCATCCGCTTAACAGCTGAGGAGCAATCCCAATTGAATGAACTTGCCCCTGTCGGCAGCACCTTCGGCAGCCGCTATTAA
- a CDS encoding TetR/AcrR family transcriptional regulator — translation MDMKPQALEKRNKTIQKLIIKIIPVIQKNGFATLKMDDAAKYMDISKATMYKYFASKDEIIEAVVARYAEYISEMVQDLSLNDNTSYIKSFDKVFKQSLLMAVYLSDIFLQELDNLYPHLYEKLSSEVELRNEQVRAFFDRGMKNDIFQHLNPVILLIQMDTMLRKMIDHKLLMLHHLSLKQALSDYYEVMRHQIIKSEFINLENSSEMDLFLNQMVQKLSRQ, via the coding sequence ATGGATATGAAACCCCAGGCATTGGAGAAGAGAAATAAAACGATCCAAAAGCTAATTATAAAGATAATACCCGTGATTCAAAAAAACGGATTTGCTACGCTGAAAATGGATGATGCAGCTAAATATATGGATATTAGCAAGGCGACCATGTACAAATATTTTGCTTCTAAGGATGAAATCATTGAAGCGGTGGTAGCCCGTTACGCAGAATATATTTCGGAAATGGTACAAGACCTGTCTTTGAACGATAACACGTCCTATATCAAATCCTTTGATAAAGTGTTTAAGCAGTCTTTGCTCATGGCGGTTTATTTGTCCGATATTTTCTTGCAGGAGCTGGACAATCTGTATCCACATTTATATGAAAAGCTTTCAAGTGAGGTTGAGCTTCGCAATGAACAGGTGAGGGCGTTTTTTGACAGAGGGATGAAGAACGATATATTCCAGCATTTGAATCCGGTCATCCTCCTCATTCAAATGGACACGATGCTTAGGAAAATGATTGATCACAAGCTGCTAATGCTTCATCATTTGTCGCTGAAGCAGGCATTATCCGATTATTACGAAGTGATGAGACACCAAATCATAAAATCGGAATTCATTAATTTAGAAAATAGTTCGGAGATGGATTTGTTTTTGAACCAGATGGTTCAAAAATTGTCGAGGCAATAG